The Salvia miltiorrhiza cultivar Shanhuang (shh) chromosome 2, IMPLAD_Smil_shh, whole genome shotgun sequence DNA window ATCAATGTCCTAAAACTGATGAAGAAATCAAGGAGATGTGTAAAATTCCCTATGCTAATGTAGTAGGGAGTATTATGTATGCCATGTTGTGCACCAGACCTGATTTAGCTCATGTGGTTAGTGTAATCAGTAGGTTTATGGCTAATCTTGGTAAATGCCATTGGAATGCTCTTAAGAGTGTGTTGAAATGCCTTAAAACTACTGCTGAGTTAGGGATTATGTTTCAAGGTGGAGCTTACAAAAATGAACATATTTTACTTGGCTATACTGACTCTGATTATGCAGGAAGTATTGATACAAGAAAATCCCAATCTGGTTTTGTATTTACACTCTATGGTGCAGCTATCAGTTGGAAATCTACCTTGCAGTCTGTGGTGGCACTCTCCACAACCGAGGCAGAGTACATTGCTATCACAGAGGCTATAAAGGAGGGAATCTGGTTACGAGGCATGTTACAAGAATTGGGAGTTAAGCAAGATTCTGTCACAATTATGTGTGACAGTCAAAGTGCAATCCATCTCACCAAGCATCAGGTTTTCCATGAGAGAACCAAGCACATCGATGTCAGGTTACATTTTATTCGAGACATACTAGAGAAAGGAACGATAAAGATGCAGAAGATATCTACTGAGGATAATGCCTCGGACATGCTTGCTAAAGCTTTACCTACAGGGAAGTTCAAGAAGTGTTGCTCTTTGATCAGTTTGAGCTCTCATAGGGAGAGCTGTGTGGATTCTCAGTAAGTTGATTGATGTTGATGAGAGATAAGGTTTTTTACTACTGTACAGCCAAGGTGGAGATTTGTAGAGTTATGTGGCTGTATAGTTTGGCTATATAGTTAATTAGGGACTCTTATGCAATTCCCCAACAAATGTAGTATGGTTTGGATGTATTAAATTATTTGGAATATAataaggtttaaaatataaaggataatttttgaaaagtaaaatattaggGGTGTGTTTGCTTTAAGGAGGGATAAACTACATTTACCACCTTATACTTCGTTTgctttgatataaaaaaaaattcgagcaAGTTGTGTAATGTTTCGGGTAGCCCCTTATCCCTTGGgaaattgataattttatacttaAGAGAGggtgatataattttatatcaccTTATAAGGagtagataaatatattatcattcaaaccaaaTAAGATATAACAAATGTAGTCTccactttaagtgataaatttataccttaTAATATTATCCGTTCATTTAAAGgaataaaaagcaaacacactcTAGTAGTATAATTTTGTGAATGGACGGAAATAGCAATGAGATTACAATTTTCGTGGATACTATTTAACCCTATTTCGTATCATGCATTTTTTTCGAATAAGACGTAACTTTGTTACaaaatggagcaataatcataaTTGCACTCGCATATAGggagtggcggcggcggccactGCAGCAcgcagggcggcggcggcggcgtctgTGGCGGCTTCTCAGCCTTCACTTCTTCAATGCTTAAAATATCAGCAAAACAAAATTTCTTCCTAAGAGCTTTGACCAAACACACAGAATCAACTCCTTCTCCCATCACTTCAAGCATATCAATTTCTTTTCCGATATTCACTGAGATCACTCCTGCATAAATGGTCAATCACAAATATATATGGATTTACTTCCTCGAAAGAATTAATTCTATGTTTTTAgttttcaaattatatatataccttCTTCGGCCACAACAATCTTCAAGGCCTTTGACTTAGCCTTATCATTATGCATTGGCAATTTGATCACAATCTTTCGCTATTAAGTAATATAAAGATTAgaataattctaaaaaaaaaactaaaaaatataaagattAGAATAATGTATACATAAATTTGCAAtgtatcatgaaaaataatacGGGAACTAGCTAGTCGCATGATGTCTTGAAAAAATTATACCTTCATTTCTTGCTTCTTTCAATCCCTTAGCTTAATTTGCAGAAATGTGATTTGAGAATTAACCCAAATTTATATTTGAAGGAATTGGAAACTTAGAGTACTTTTCACGTTTTTAAGGGACAAAACCGGCATAACTGCACCAAACTGTAGGCCTACAACCCATGGTCGTATTAGAAGACAAAGATATTTTATTACCGATGAAAATAACAAACAAAGGAGATTTTCGACATGAAATGAGCGATGTAAGCTTTGAGGGTCGATTCTAGATCTCTTATCTTATCGTAGTACCGTAAACCTTTTCATATGTATTAGCATAAAGAACGTATGTTGTACGCATaatcaataatattttaattgataaaagcaataaatataaatataatatttattatattaaaatttttaattagtaatttgGACTATTTGATACTATAGTAAAACATCTCTAAGATAATACTCaaatattaaatcaataaactctATAAGCTAgctagtaattttttttgtccCGACTTAAAGcagtttaaaaaattatcaattttaataaaataatatttttttagataatctctttataaatatataggcctatgaaacaaaattttcaatgCCTAAAGTTGAAAATGCATGGATCGTCGTCATAAATGTTAATGCTATATAAGAGAATGAATCCTGAgcaataaaaattctaaatctAACGGATAAGATAATTTCTATTTtgtttccctttttttttttgaccgAAAAGGTCATActagttaattaattgatataaGATCCTTCCGTCAATACGAccaaacacgtatgaattcgctgtgtaaatATATAGTCCCGAAACATTAGGCCTAATCCAAATAACTTAACCAAACTTGGAATATTATTAGGCAGATGGTGCTCTGGGCAAAGTTAAGTTTAAAACAGTACGCACGAAAAAGTGTGGAGATCTCCCACTTCATATAGTGTGGTTGATGCGAGCGGTTGTAGTATGTCTCTGGCATACCTATGACTATTTGGGTATGTTATTCGGTAATGCGTTATGGGTATACTCGCACAACACAAGTTTTGCTGCGGGGAATCTATCAAGGCAGATGGAAGAAAGTAGACCACTTCCACCCAATACGAAGGACGTGGATGAGGGTTGGGTGAGCTTATTGTGTTCGTGATACCGTAACAGTGGAGGCACATCTCACTGATCAAACGGCCCATAACCAATTATATGAAGGCACATCGAATATCCTTAAACCTATGAGCGATGAATTTGCCTAAACTTAATGAGATTATGCCCAGACCAGGTTTTCTTTATTTGTGaagtttttctttgttttatttcagtTTCTTGTTTTTAGGCAAAATATTTAGTTTCCAGCACTCTGCCCAAAGTGATTGATTGTGACCGTGACAAGAGAGAAGAATACATCAACTTCTTTTGTGATCGACCATGTATTTACCGCTAACGAAACCTAGTTGTAGACATAAAcaactataaatttatttgtgtGCAATCAACGACAAGCTCCACCACTTATCATATCTTGCAATAGTAGACGGATGTTAGCAAGAAAAAtttcgaatattttatttagttgttcGTAATATTTTTATGCTTATTCAATatgttttatgttaaatatttttataattctcAATCAAATATATGGTTATTTTCATTGGAACCATATATACTGGTTTATTCATATCAAATCATAAGcttattcaaaaattaaaaaattcaaacaattttatattgaatgctTATTCATGCATTACCAACAACTTATTCAACCATATATACtgatttattcatatcaattttcATTCTCATAATATATGAGTATGACCATTTTCATAGGAagcatgtgtatatatatatatatatatatatatatatatatatatataggaattggttcaattgagattatatatatattgagattttgagataaatgaacatataagtacattttgatgaacttgtcaattaatttttatgaacgcgcgttggtctggggttcaatccctacaagtggtgtgtttttttaataaaattaaatagattcatatgttcatcggTTATATTAGTTACGTTCAaaaaatttattgatatgttcagttatctcaaaatctcaaaatatttaaaatctcaatagaagctaactatatatatatatatatatatatatatatatatatataaggttagGTTATAGTGAGAtactatttttcgtgagaaatgataataccaaataaataagtataaattcataaataaactGCTTATAATGCATAAATAACGTATTCAGATAATATAGTGAAATTTTCGTAGTCTGCAGAATTCGAACCTAGGTTTGAATGGTTATTCGTGCATTATATTCATAGATTTTACTAACTTATTTATATCTATTGTCATTTTCacgaaaaaaaatatgttctCATTtgattctttttatatatattgaacGCAAAATCGTATAATTGtatattctcaaaaaaaatcATGTCATTGTTGATTGAAAAACAGCTCTAGTTAGACGATTGTTCAATAAACTAAATAACAAGATATTCTCAACCAGGCGCAGTGAATAAAACCCTGCGAAATCATTTTCGTGTTTTTCCTTTTcagtccccttgggatggcctagtggttggggtgattgtctgttgtccaagaggtcacaggttcgagtactctcggccacaataatcACTAGGTgaggtgtgtgtgtggtttgtattatttataatgtaatttcataaaataaaaaaaaaagatattcaaTCAAATTTTTGCTTACCATTACATGTTTTCTACTAATAAGACATTAAGAATTATAACAAAGAATACTTCTATATGTCACAGTCTGTAGCTACATCACGTTACTTTGGAATGTTACAAAACATTGTATTGGacaaaaacaaatgaaaaaaaattccacAATATATATCCTAAATTACGTGATCAACGGGGCAAATAAATGATGCGGGTCGTCGTCAACCTAAGTTGTCAAACTTCTATTTTTAATaaggttaattgcctataaatacataaattatacccaaattttggttttaaatcaaatctatttttttgatcaaaaaatatataaatttttatttttttggaatttgacatGACCCTAAAAGTTCGTTGGCCAATAACTTGATTGACTGAATTCTAATGGCTAATTTGAAGGTACAGTTGGAAAGTTATTGACGTTGTATctctaatgatacttatattattGGATTTTGGTAACCGGAAGTggtcgaaaaaaataaaaaatatagagttTCATGACCTTGactttcatgccattttttttacCACTTTCGGTT harbors:
- the LOC131010129 gene encoding heavy metal-associated isoprenylated plant protein 47-like, whose amino-acid sequence is MKRKIVIKLPMHNDKAKSKALKIVVAEEGVISVNIGKEIDMLEVMGEGVDSVCLVKALRKKFCFADILSIEEVKAEKPPQTPPPPPCVLQWPPPPLPICECNYDYCSIL